GGCTCCAGCCGAGTATGTGAAAGCCAGCGGGAACAGAATCCATAAATGCCCGCATTTTCTCTCTGCTCGCCGCAAAGTCAATATCAAACTCAAATCCATCCTGCCCGGCAGGAACCGAAGGGTCGGGGTTGTCCCAGGGGACACCTGAAACAGGATCAATCACGGCAAGTATCATTTTATTGAGTTCAGCATGATACGCCCATAAGTAGTTTTGTACCCCATTGAGACGGTAATATTGGTCAGTGAATTGATGCGGCCCTTGATTGAATGTTATACAATAAAGGGAAATCTGATTATTTACAAACTCAAACTTACGTTGTGGTTTGTTATAATCTACATAAGTGTAATCATCATTTTTAAACTGGAAGAAATGTGCCTGTCCCCAGCCCTGCTTGTTTTGAATATACTGAAACGACGTCTCGCGCCAGTTAAATGGAACGCCATTGGCTGAATCGCGGCTCACACGCCAGAAATAGACAATACTGTCTGTTGTAATGGGAAAAACAGGATTCCAAGTGACAACACCTCCGCCATGATTGATAACCTGACTTAACTTAATGGGACTGTTAAACGCATCGGTAGTGTCAAGTTCAAAGCGGTAATTGGCCGGAGGTGTGAACGCAAAACCGGTGGAAGCTTTCAGGGTAACCGGCAGAGCAGGGATAATTGCATATTTGTAAGGATAAACAGGTACGATATCTGATGATTTGATAAGTAGGTCAACGTCGGTAATATTATTCACTTTAGTGATTTCATCCATGTGGTTGTAGGCATCCAGTGATATTCTGAATTTATTGAGTCCTATTCCTTTGATAAAATTAACAGGCAGTTTAACCGCAAGTGTATCTTTAAAAAGAGGTGCAACTATCTGGTGATAATAGGTAGATATGGTTCCATCGGGAAACGTACGGTCGAGCTTAACAATGAATGAATCGGCCACGGCACGGCCTAAATTCGTAGTGATGATATTGATATAAAATGAATCAATTTCGGTGGTAACATTGGGCGGATCAAAATAAACAGATGTATTGTTTACCATGTAATCCGGTTTTGGGAAGGAGTTGATGATGATGGCCGGGTCGCCGTGCAATGTCATAGTAAGACAGGTCTCTTTAAGTGTAAGGTTGCCGGTTTGAATTGATTTAATTGTTTGCTGAATACATTTACCCACAGGCCTTCCATAGTTCCTGAACGCTATATTTTTATAGAATTCGGAGCTGTATGCATTCAGTGCCGAGGGTAAGCCGCTTGCAATAGTGGCAAGGTATCCGATAACACCCTTATTTTCTATGAGTACAAACATTTCACTAGAGTTCGGCAAATCTGAATAAAGATCACCGGCATAGCAGGAATTAGCAAGCAGGAAGGGGTATTTATCCATATTGTTATACTCCGCAGGATTATCGATACTCACATCAAATCCGGTTCCTCCGGCATGGCCAAAAAAGGTCATCAGGCTCACGCCTCCGTTGATGATATTTTTCAGTGAATCGGACTGATTAATCTGAATCGGATCCGAATTGGTTTTCAGGTAGGTTCTTACATATCCGCCGAACAGCGTATCTTCAATGGTATTCTTATAGGTGTTCAGGTATGCCTGAAAGTCTGATTGTTCGCCGATATTCGACCCCCCGCCAAAATGAAGCACATTCTTCATCCATTCCTGAGGGGTTTGTGCGGCTATTTCATATCCTTTCACCTTATCAAGATATATCCTCACCTGGTCGGCAGTGCGCGCACTCAGCCTTCCGGTGGGAACGGCCGGAGTGTACATGGTGTCGTTGATGCCGGTTGTGAAAAGCAAATCGCTGGGCGGATTGCCCAGTGAAGGCACTAATGTCTGGTTCCAGTAATACGCACTTTTTCTATAAACATAGGCATTATCATAACCTGCGCGGAATGCTTTCCCGATAAGGAATAAATCTTTGGGTTTCTCCGGAAAATTTGCCCACGCATATCGCATAAAATTGCGGATTCCCAGTGGATGTTTCAGAATACCGTATGAGAACTGGTCATAAAGCTGGTCAACATCGGCAAGCATGGTATGATATCCGGTTGAATTGCGGTACAGCCTGTAATTCTCTGTTTCAGGTTGA
The sequence above is drawn from the Bacteroidota bacterium genome and encodes:
- a CDS encoding C25 family cysteine peptidase, with translation MFNKQKTGLFLALFICLSTLARGQNFGNEWIDYNRKYYKIYVHADGIYRVSYNLMLSAGIPVQTIDPRSLQIFCKGVEQYIYVKGGTNNVLNPGDFIEFSGKMNDGTFDTQLYDQAQSQANPNYSLFCDSAVYFLTWNSSINNRRMMLENDVNFSSYTPVPFFNKISRVDYTSAYFNGEPYEGITDPVYTAGEGWFDNGFSLGGSISKNISTPGKYGSGNAEVDFILVGASDFSLVNPDHHVQIHFGNTFIDTVFEGYKMLRFNRTIPVSQLGSATTGFSFTSINDLGAGADRNTIPYIQIKYPHTPYLDNSTSFRFFVPDGIQAKSLFNFTGFTVNNNDTARLYDLSNHRRIKVVFDGTNYRALIPNAGNEKECYITSDGAITNVTKLVAVSANAMFNNYRAQATAENSDYIIISNSQLQPETENYRLYRNSTGYHTMLADVDQLYDQFSYGILKHPLGIRNFMRYAWANFPEKPKDLFLIGKAFRAGYDNAYVYRKSAYYWNQTLVPSLGNPPSDLLFTTGINDTMYTPAVPTGRLSARTADQVRIYLDKVKGYEIAAQTPQEWMKNVLHFGGGSNIGEQSDFQAYLNTYKNTIEDTLFGGYVRTYLKTNSDPIQINQSDSLKNIINGGVSLMTFFGHAGGTGFDVSIDNPAEYNNMDKYPFLLANSCYAGDLYSDLPNSSEMFVLIENKGVIGYLATIASGLPSALNAYSSEFYKNIAFRNYGRPVGKCIQQTIKSIQTGNLTLKETCLTMTLHGDPAIIINSFPKPDYMVNNTSVYFDPPNVTTEIDSFYINIITTNLGRAVADSFIVKLDRTFPDGTISTYYHQIVAPLFKDTLAVKLPVNFIKGIGLNKFRISLDAYNHMDEITKVNNITDVDLLIKSSDIVPVYPYKYAIIPALPVTLKASTGFAFTPPANYRFELDTTDAFNSPIKLSQVINHGGGVVTWNPVFPITTDSIVYFWRVSRDSANGVPFNWRETSFQYIQNKQGWGQAHFFQFKNDDYTYVDYNKPQRKFEFVNNQISLYCITFNQGPHQFTDQYYRLNGVQNYLWAYHAELNKMILAVIDPVSGVPWDNPDPSVPAGQDGFEFDIDFAASREKMRAFMDSVPAGFHILGWS